TCATGGTCACTCCTTTCTCCGTCCATTCTTCGGACGCCAGCCGCCGGAAAGTGGCCGGGTTTGCTGAAGTCCGGTTCACGTTTCCGTGACCTCGCGGCCCTGGCCCAGGCAGCCCACCCCGAGGTTCAAGTGCATAATTTGACACCCGACGAATACCACGCTATAGTTTTGGACATCACCGCCCGATGAGGCGGCTTTTTTATTGCCGTCCCTTTTCCTGGCCCTGCGGTGTAGCCTGCGGCCATGACCTCCCCGACCTCCCCCGAATCGCCGCTGAAGTCCGCCGAATGGCTGCTTTCGCATCTGGCCGACCCGCTGGTGCGGGTGCTGGACTGCCGGTACGCGCTGAACGACCCGCTGGTGGGACGCATCGCCTATCTGGAGGGGCATGTGCCGGGCGCGATCTACGCCGACCTGGAGACGGACCTCAGCGGTCCCGTGCAGCCCCATGGGGCGGGCGGAAGGCACCCGCTGCCCGACCCGGCGACGCTGGCCGCGTGGCTGGGCAGCGTGGGCATCGGGAATGACAGCGTCGTGGTCGCCTACGACGATCCCTCCACCGGGCAGGGCTTCTATGCGGCGCGGGCCTGGTGGCTGCTGCGCTGGCTGGGGCACCCCCGGGTCTATGTGCTGGACGGCGGCTGGCCCGCCTTCCTGGCGGCGGGCGGACAGCCGGGCACCGCCGAGCCGGACTTCGCCCCCACCACCTTCACGCCCGACGTGCAGCCGGATATGGTCGCCACTGCCGAAGACGTGGCGGGCCGGGAGGCGGGGACGCTCCTGATCGACTCGCGTGCCCCGAACCGTTACCGGGGGGAGGTGGAACCGCTGGACCGCAAGGCCGGGCACATCCCCGGCGCGGTGAACCGCGAGTGGGCCGGGGCGCTGGACGAGGGCGGGCACTGGCGGGACGCCGGGGCGCAGGCCGCGCGCCTGAACGCGGGGGACGCCTCCACCATCACCTACTGCGGCAGCGGCGTGAGCGCCACCCCGAACCTGCTGGCGCGGGAACTGGCCGGGGTTCCGCTCGGCCCGCAGAACCGCCTGTACGCCGGGTCGTGGAGCGACTGGGTGAGCGAGGGCGCGCGGCCCGTGGCGACGGGCGAGGAGGCGGAGGCCAGGGGGCCTAAGCCGTAAATCTTCCTCCTTGTGCCCCCTGCCCGCCCCCAGCTTCCCTCAGCGTGTGCTGCCGTACCCGCCCGAGCAGGCCGCGCCACGTTCGGGGGCGGTAGCTCCCTGCTCGTACTCGTCGAGGAAGGCTTTCAGGCGCGCGTCGTTCGCGCTCTGGACCGGCAGTTGCGCGTTCCAGGCGCTGATCACGATGGGGGCGGGCAGGCCCTCGTAGGGGCTGAGGAGCGTGTAGGGCCGCCCGTCCACGAGGTGCCGGAGGGCCGCGACCTCCTGCGCCCCCAGGCCAGGGCGGTAAGTGATCCACACGGCCCCGTGTTCCAGGCTGTGGACGGCGTATTCGTTGTAGAGCGGCTGGTCGTAGACGCCGCAGTTCTGCCAGATGGGGTTGTGCGGGCCGCCCGCGGGGGGCGTCTCGGCGTAGACCAGGGAACCGGAGCGGTGGTCCCCGCCCTGGTAGTCGAAGGTCTTCACGCCCTCAATGCCTTTCTGACCGCAGGCGGCGAGCGAGAGGGGCAGGAGGGCGAGGAACAGGGTGCGTTTCATCGCTTCTCAGGGTAGCGGCAGTTTCAATCCTCAGCCCCTTTCAGGACTGGAGACGCCCCGAGAACTCCCGGGGGGTTCAGCCCCGAACCGGCTTCCACGCAGCGTTCGGCATGGGAAGCTGGGGCATGACCGCCTCCCCCCTCCCCCGCCTGGCCGCCCTGACCCAGCCGATCATCTTCGTGGACACCGAGACGGGCGGGCGCGACCCGGCCCGGCACCCGCTGCTGACCATCGGGCTGGTCACGCTCACGCCACAGGGGGAGGTCACGCGGCCCCTCCATCTGCGACTGCGGCATGACTGGTACGATGTGGAAGCGGACGCGATGGCGGTGAACGGCATCGACCTGGACACGCATCACGCCGCCGCGCAACCCGCCGGGGAGGTCGCGGACGCCGTGCGCGCCTACGCGCGGGAGGTCGGGCGGGTGATGCTGGGGGGGCACAACCTGCACTACGACCTGGGCTTTTTGCGGCTGCTGCTGCCGGACCTGAACAGCGTGTTCCGGCGGGGGCGGGTGGACACCAAACTCAGCGCGCAGTTTCTGATTCATGCCGGGGTGCTGCCGCGCAAGGTGGGGACGCCGCTGGACCAGCTCGCCAAGCACTTCGGGCTGGAGTATCAGGCCCACAATGCGCTGGAAGATGCGGCGGTGACGGCGCGGGTGTACACGGAGTTGTTGCGGCTGGTGGCGCGGTGAGGGGCAGGGCAGCTTGCTTCGATTTGCCCCCACCCCCCCAGCCCCCCTACCCCCACCGGGGGCAGGGGGGAGCGGCGCTGCGCTGGGCAAGAGAGGTTTCCTGGAGCGGCGGGTCTGGGTGGGCCGTTGACGTGTCCGGCCTCGACGCTCTGCCCGCTGACCTGGAAGGCCTCGGGCCTGCGGCCCGAACGGCTCGGCTGCCTGGAAGGTTGGCTTGAGAGGTGGGGGTCGGGCGTCGGCTCCAGAGTTTGAAAAGCTTAGGACTTACGCGATTGGGAAAGTGTGTAGGACGCTGTTCTTTCTCCTCCCCCTTGAGGAGGGAGGCCGGGAGGGGGTACACAGGCCTGGCGTCAAAGGTCGTTCGGAATGTTCAGGCCTCCTCTTTACATGTCGCGGTGAGGGCAGGTCCCTTCTCCCCCACCGCGTTGCCGGAGGTGGGCGGCAATCCCGCGTCTACTCCCCCCCCGCGCTGGCCCGCGCGTCTTCGTGGCTCTCGGGCAGGCCGGGGGGACGCCCGGCGGGGAAGGTGGTGGTCAGGAGGTCCACCTCCTGATGGTCGGGCATGATGTTGCCGGTCAGGCCCCGTTGCGCCAGCACCGGGAGGAACTCCTCCATCGCGGGCACCTCGCCGTGAATCAGCCAGACGCGCGGGGTGCCGGTCGTGGAGAGGAAGGCGAGCAGGTCGTCCTGGTCGGCGTGGGCGGAGAAGCCGCCGATGGTGTGGACGTGGGCGCGCACGATGATCTCCTCGCCCAGGATGTGGACGGGACTCTCCCCCGCCACGATGCGGCCCCCCAGGCTGCCGGGCGACTGGTAGCTGGCGATGACCAGGCTGGTGCTGGGCTTCCAGAGGTTGTGCTTGAGGTGGTGCTGGATGCGCCCGCCGTTCATCATCCCGCTCCCGGCCATGATGATCGCGGGGCCGTCATAGCGGTTGATGCGTTGCGACTCGGTGCTGGTCAGGACGACGTGCAGCGTGGAGGGCCGGAAGGGGTCCTCACCGCTTTGGAGGGCCTCGCGGACGGGCGGGATCAGTTCGTCCCCGAACTCGAAGTAATCGCCGGTGGCGCGGGCGGCCAGCGGGGAATCGAGGAAGATGGGAATACGGGGCACCTCGCCCGCCTCCATCATGTTCCGCAGGATGTAGAGGATCATCTGCGCGCGCTCGATGGCGAAGGTGGGAATCAGAATCTTGCCGCCCGCGCGGATGCTCTGGTGCAGGATGTCACGGAACTCGGCCAGCGTCGCCTCGCGGGAGCGGTGGATGCGGTTGGCGTAGGTCGTCTCGATCATCACCGCGTCCACCGGGGGCGGCGGCGTGAAGGTGAGTTGCAGGCCGCTCTCGCGGTTCCCGAGGTCGCCCGACATCAGCAGGCGCTGGCCTTCCACCTCGATCACCAGGTAGGCGCTGCCCAGGATGTGCCCGGCCCGCTCGGCGGTGACCTTGAGCGGCCCCACCTGCGCCCTCTCGCCGTAGTGCAGGGCAGGACGCAGCAGGGCCAGGGTGCGGTGAACGTCCTCCTCGTCGTAGAGGGGTTCGGGGACCTCGGCCTCCCGGCCCACCCGGCGGGCCCGGCGGAGGTCCTGGCGAAACCCCTCCACCTGAAGGCGGGCCGAGTCGAGCAGCACCGCCTCGGCCAGCGCCGCTGTCGGCGGGGTGCAGTAGACCGGCCCCCGGTAGCCGCGCTTGACCAGCAGCGGCAGCCGCCCGATGTGGTCGAGGTGCGCGTGCGTCACCACCACCGCCAGGAGGTCGGCGGCGTCAAAGGGGAAGGGTTCGCGGTTGCGGGCTTCCAGCTCCTCGCCGCCCTGGAAGAGGCCGCAGTCGATCAGCACCGGGCCGTCACGGGTGGACAGCAGGTGCGCGCTTCCCGTGACGGTCAGCGCCGCCCCCAGACTCTCAACTCGCATGGGCGTAGTGTGCGCCGCCTCCCCCTCTCGCTGACTTTACCCGCCCTTCAGGAACCGGGCGGCCGGGGCAGGGCGGGTGTAGGTTCGGCGCATGACAGACCCTCTGATCTTCACCGCCGGGCCAGGGGCAGGGACCCCGGACGCGGCCGAAACCGGGCCGGGGCCGGACGCGGCGGGCCACCCCTTCCAGCGCCTCGCGGTCGGCATCGATTTCTCGCCCGCCTCGCTGCACGCGCTGGAGGTGGCCCGCACGCGCTTTCCGGGGGCCCAGCGCCGCCTCCTGCACGTGACCGACGCCCGCGTGGCCACCACGCCCGACCTGGGCGGCGGCGTGATCCCCACCGGTCCCAGCCCGGCCCTCCTGCACACGCTGGAGAACGCCGACGCGGACCGCCTGGCCGCTCTGGTGCAGGGAAGCGAGGAAACCGAGCTGCTGGTGGGCGATCCCGTCACCGGCATTCTGGAGGCGGCGGAACGCTGGGGCGCAGAGCTGATCGTGGTGGGCACGCACTCGCAGGGGGCCATCGAGCATTTCTTCCTGGGGAGCAGCGCTGAGAAGCTGGTCGCCCGCAGCCCGGTCCCGGTCCTGACCGTGCGGCTGCCCCGGAGGGCTGCGGCGGAACGCTGAGCGTCGGGGGCGGAGGCCAGCAGAAAAAAGCCCCCGCTCAGGGGGTGGGAGGCGGGGTGACGGGCGCAGGCGTGGCCGTGCCCGAACCGGGAGAACTGCCGCTCTCCTCCCCGTCCTGGAAGGTGCCGGTGATGGTGCCGCCCTCTCCGGCGCGGGCCACCACCTCGTTGCGGTCGAGGTCGTAAAGGAGTTCCTGGGCGCGCAGCACGTCGCCCCCCTGTACGCTCTCGGCGGGCTGCTCGGGGGTGCCGATCAATCGGGCGGTGTTCGCCTGGTCGTCGTACTCGACGCGGGCGGCCTTGCTGACGCGCCCCCCCTTGCTGTTCAGCACCACGTTGCCGACCAGCACCGTCTGCTCCTCGTCCA
The window above is part of the Deinococcus metallilatus genome. Proteins encoded here:
- a CDS encoding sulfurtransferase, translated to MTSPTSPESPLKSAEWLLSHLADPLVRVLDCRYALNDPLVGRIAYLEGHVPGAIYADLETDLSGPVQPHGAGGRHPLPDPATLAAWLGSVGIGNDSVVVAYDDPSTGQGFYAARAWWLLRWLGHPRVYVLDGGWPAFLAAGGQPGTAEPDFAPTTFTPDVQPDMVATAEDVAGREAGTLLIDSRAPNRYRGEVEPLDRKAGHIPGAVNREWAGALDEGGHWRDAGAQAARLNAGDASTITYCGSGVSATPNLLARELAGVPLGPQNRLYAGSWSDWVSEGARPVATGEEAEARGPKP
- a CDS encoding DUF3105 domain-containing protein, which translates into the protein MKRTLFLALLPLSLAACGQKGIEGVKTFDYQGGDHRSGSLVYAETPPAGGPHNPIWQNCGVYDQPLYNEYAVHSLEHGAVWITYRPGLGAQEVAALRHLVDGRPYTLLSPYEGLPAPIVISAWNAQLPVQSANDARLKAFLDEYEQGATAPERGAACSGGYGSTR
- a CDS encoding 3'-5' exonuclease → MTASPLPRLAALTQPIIFVDTETGGRDPARHPLLTIGLVTLTPQGEVTRPLHLRLRHDWYDVEADAMAVNGIDLDTHHAAAQPAGEVADAVRAYAREVGRVMLGGHNLHYDLGFLRLLLPDLNSVFRRGRVDTKLSAQFLIHAGVLPRKVGTPLDQLAKHFGLEYQAHNALEDAAVTARVYTELLRLVAR
- a CDS encoding MBL fold metallo-hydrolase RNA specificity domain-containing protein, which codes for MRVESLGAALTVTGSAHLLSTRDGPVLIDCGLFQGGEELEARNREPFPFDAADLLAVVVTHAHLDHIGRLPLLVKRGYRGPVYCTPPTAALAEAVLLDSARLQVEGFRQDLRRARRVGREAEVPEPLYDEEDVHRTLALLRPALHYGERAQVGPLKVTAERAGHILGSAYLVIEVEGQRLLMSGDLGNRESGLQLTFTPPPPVDAVMIETTYANRIHRSREATLAEFRDILHQSIRAGGKILIPTFAIERAQMILYILRNMMEAGEVPRIPIFLDSPLAARATGDYFEFGDELIPPVREALQSGEDPFRPSTLHVVLTSTESQRINRYDGPAIIMAGSGMMNGGRIQHHLKHNLWKPSTSLVIASYQSPGSLGGRIVAGESPVHILGEEIIVRAHVHTIGGFSAHADQDDLLAFLSTTGTPRVWLIHGEVPAMEEFLPVLAQRGLTGNIMPDHQEVDLLTTTFPAGRPPGLPESHEDARASAGGE
- a CDS encoding universal stress protein; translation: MTDPLIFTAGPGAGTPDAAETGPGPDAAGHPFQRLAVGIDFSPASLHALEVARTRFPGAQRRLLHVTDARVATTPDLGGGVIPTGPSPALLHTLENADADRLAALVQGSEETELLVGDPVTGILEAAERWGAELIVVGTHSQGAIEHFFLGSSAEKLVARSPVPVLTVRLPRRAAAER